A region from the Kryptolebias marmoratus isolate JLee-2015 linkage group LG9, ASM164957v2, whole genome shotgun sequence genome encodes:
- the tlr1 gene encoding toll-like receptor 1 has translation MRLPSLVFWAAVVSAGLKMCASSPDSIVDRSSKNLSSVPTDLPQTAESLDLSCNRIHRLHRGDFKNVPLLRALNVSWNGLELIDADAFLDTPRLNRLDLSHNRLMNLSAQQYLLHTGSLVVLSLAWNKFLNMTLGVEFSFLKELENLTLGAKDIRVGDFRNLAELKLQSLTLSLEEEQDYEAGSLMDVHAQSLHILFNKGEIILSHLIADALSLFVDVELKNLTGGYNILTTQLGEVAEIHTARLFLNNIQIDWKDLTECVNAALRTSISHMSSSDAAITKPPFLDTKETETSNMTSFTVREGVVKSFFFVQETMYNFFINLPVKHLTITETSIIHMTCPKKQSPILELDFSYCAMSDSIFSREESQTVVECETLSNLTKLTLRGNNLKNLQLLSKRLKYMISLQQLDISVNFFVYDGSTECLWPQNITVLNISSGGLTDSVFNCLPTGVVILDLQDNQISVVPATILKLKNLASLNLNANRLRDLPTCDNFPGLIEILLKSNSLHSPSLSKMESCPGLKLLDASHNPFTCTCTLRDFISFGIEAENNVGPTGIKLLSWPHGYNCFYPEDVRDSKLKGFWISEVSCNTSLLVATILIPAVVLIITVFFLCQRFDIPWYIGMIWRWTRAKHRARRRQVRPEDLMGVEFHAFVSYSQHDADWVKNHLILNLEGPAGGLTICHHERNFVPGKTIVENIISCVEKSRRSVFVLSANFVKSEWCHYELYFASHQRLAMGLDNIVLVLLEPLPQYLIPSKYHQLKAMMNRHTYLEWPQDRGKHRLFWANLRAALQADLPDAADTQTLE, from the coding sequence ATGAGGCTTCCGTCTCTTGTCTTCTGGGCAGCGGTTGTTTCCGCGGGGCTCAAGATGTGTGCTTCATCTCCCGACAGCATCGTAGACCGCTCGTCCAAGAACCTGTCGTCCGTCCCAACAGACCTGCCACAAACAGCCGAGTCCCTCGACCTCTCATGCAACCGCATACACCGGCTTCACAGAGGAGACTTTAAAAACGTCCCCCTCCTTAGGGCCCTGAACGTGTCGTGGAACGGTTTGGAGCTGATCGATGCGGACGCGTTCCTGGACACGCCACGTTTGAACCGTCTGGATCTGTCGCACAATAGGCTGATGAACCTGTCAGCTCAGCAGTACCTGCTGCACACAGGAAGCCTTGTGGTGCTCAGCTTAGCCTGGAACAAGTTTCTGAACATGACACTGGGAGTGGAGTTCAGTTTTCTGAAAGAACTGGAGAATCTGACACTTGGAGCAAAGGACATCCGGGTCGGTGATTTTAGGAATCTTGCTGAGCTAAAGCTACAAAGCTTGACCCTTTCCCTGGAGGAGGAACAGGATTATGAAGCAGGCAGCCTGATGGATGTTCATGCTCAGAGCCTTCATATCCTCTTCAATAAAGGGGAAATAATCCTCAGTCATCTGATTGCTGATGCTTTGTCTCTCTTTGTTGACGTAGAGTTGAAGAATCTGACAGGAGGCTACAACATTCTAACCACGCAGCTCGGTGAGGTCGCAGAAATCCACACAGCTCGTCTTTTTCTCAACAACATTCAGATTGACTGGAAAGACTTAACTGAATGTGTCAATGCTGCCCTGCGTACATCTATATCCCATATGAGCTCCAGTGATGCCGCTATCACCAAACCGCCCTTTTTAGACACCAAAGAGACCGAGACGTCCAACATGACATCCTTCACTGTCAGAGAGGGAGTTGTAAAGTCCTTCTTCTTTGTGCAGGAAACCATGTACAACTTTTTTATCAACCTGCCAGTAAAGCATCTCACAATAACAGAGACTTCAATCATACACATGACTTGTCCAAAGAAACAGAGTCCTATCCTCGAGCTGGACTTCTCGTACTGTGCTATGTCTGACTCCATTTTTTCCAGAGAAGAAAGTCAAACAGTTGTTGAATGTGAGACTCTGAGCAACTTAACAAAGTTGACCCTTCGAGGAAACAATCTGAAGAACCTCCAGTTACTGAGTAAACGTCTGAAATACATGATTTCACTGCAACAGCTGGACATTAGCGTCAACTTTTTTGTTTACGATGGTTCGACCGAGTGTTTGTGGCCACAGAACATCACGGTTCTGAACATTTCCTCTGGAGGTTTGACAGACTCTGTCTTCAATTGTCTCCCAACAGGCGTGGTGATACTGGACCTGCAGGACAACCAGATTTCTGTGGTGCCAGCAACCATCTTGAAACTCAAAAACCTTGCTTCCCTGAATCTAAATGCTAACAGGCTACGAGATCTGCCCACGTGTGATAACTTCCCAGGACTGATAGAGATTCTGCTGAAGTCAAACTCCCTCCACAGCCCCTCCCTGAGCAAGATGGAAAGCTGCCCCGGCCTAAAACTCCTGGATGCCAGTCACAACCCGTTCACCTGCACCTGCACTTTGAGGGATTTCATTAGCTTTGGCATTGAGGCCGAAAATAACGTAGGTCCCACAGGTATTAAACTGCTGAGTTGGCCACATGGCTACAATTGCTTCTACCCAGAGGATGTCAGAGACTCCAAGTTGAAAGGATTCTGGATCTCTGAGGTCTCCTGCAACACCAGCCTTCTAGTAGCCACCATTTTGATTCCTGCAGTGGTGCTGATCATCACGGTTTTCTTTCTGTGCCAACGCTTTGATATTCCCTGGTACATTGGCATGATCTGGCGATGGACCAGAGCCAAACACCGGGCGAGAAGGAGACAGGTTCGACCAGAAGATCTGATGGGAGTCGAGTTTCATGCTTTCGTGTCCTACAGCCAGCATGATGCCGACTGGGTGAAGAATCATCTCATTCTCAACCTTGAAGGTCCTGCAGGGGGGCTCACAATCTGTCACCACGAAAGGAACTTTGTGCCAGGAAAAACCATCGTTGAGAACATCATCAGCTGTGTGGAGAAAAGCCGGCgctctgtgtttgtgctttctGCAAATTTCGTCAAAAGCGAATGGTGCCACTATGAGCTGTACTTTGCCAGCCACCAACGTCTGGCTATGGGTCTGGACAACATAGTGCTGGTGCTGCTCGAGCCTCTGCCCCAGTACCTGATCCCGTCCAAGTACCACCAGCTCAAGGCCATGATGAACCGCCACACTTACCTGGAATGGCCTCAGGACAGAGGCAAACACCGGCTGTTCTGGGCGAACCTCAGAGCTGCCCTACAGGCCGACCTGCCAGATGCAGCAGATACACAAACATTGGAGTGA
- the LOC108242335 gene encoding toll-like receptor 1 — MRLPSLVFWAAVVSAGLKMCASSPDSIVDRSSKNLSSVPTDLPQTAESLDLSCNRIHRLHRGDFKNVPLLRALNVSWNGLELIDADAFLDTPRLNRLDLSHNRLMNLSAQQYLLHTGSLVVLSLAWNKFLNMTLGVEFSFLKELENLTLGAKDIRVGDFRNLAELKLQSLTLSLEEEQDYEAGSLMDVHAQSLHILFNKGEIILSHLIADALSLFVDVELKNLTGGYNILTTQLGEVAEIHTARLFLNNIQIDWKDLTECVNAALRTSISHMSSSDAAITKPPFLDTKETETSNMTSFTVREGVVKSFFFVQETMYNFFINLPVKHLTITETSIIHMTCPKKQSPILELDFSYCAMSDSIFSREESQTVVECETLSNLTKLTLRGNNLKNLQLLSKRLKYMISLQQLDISVNFFVYDGSTECLWPQNITVLNISSGGLTDSVFNCLPTGVVILDLQDNQISVVPATILKLKNLASLNLNANRLRDLPTCDNFPGLIEILLKSNSLHSPSLSKMESCPGLKLLDASHNPFTCTCTLRDFISFGIEAENNVGPTGIKLLSWPHGYNCFYPEDVRDSMLKGFWISEVSCNARVLAATILVPAVVLISTVFFLCQHYDVPWYTGMIWRWTRAKHRARRRQVRPEDLIGVEFHAFVSYSQHDADWVKNHLILNLEGPAGGLTICHHERNFVPGKTIVENIISCVEKSRRSVFVLSANFVKSEWCHYELYFASHQRLAMGLDNIVLVLLEPLPQYLIPSKYHQLKAMMNRHTYLEWPQDRGKHRLFWANLRAALQADLPDAADTQTLE; from the coding sequence ATGAGGCTTCCGTCTCTTGTCTTCTGGGCAGCGGTTGTTTCCGCGGGGCTCAAGATGTGTGCTTCATCTCCCGACAGCATCGTAGACCGCTCGTCCAAGAACCTGTCGTCCGTCCCAACAGACCTGCCACAAACAGCCGAGTCCCTCGACCTCTCATGCAACCGCATACACCGGCTTCACAGAGGAGACTTTAAAAACGTCCCCCTCCTTAGGGCCCTGAACGTGTCGTGGAACGGTTTGGAGCTGATCGATGCGGACGCGTTCCTGGACACGCCACGTTTGAACCGTCTGGATCTGTCGCACAATAGGCTGATGAACCTGTCAGCTCAGCAGTACCTGCTGCACACAGGAAGCCTTGTGGTGCTCAGCTTAGCCTGGAACAAGTTTCTGAACATGACACTGGGAGTGGAGTTCAGTTTTCTGAAAGAACTGGAGAATCTGACACTTGGAGCAAAGGACATCCGGGTCGGTGATTTTAGGAATCTTGCTGAGCTAAAGCTACAAAGCTTGACCCTTTCCCTGGAGGAGGAACAGGATTATGAAGCAGGCAGCCTGATGGATGTTCATGCTCAGAGCCTTCATATCCTCTTCAATAAAGGGGAAATAATCCTCAGTCATCTGATTGCTGATGCTTTGTCTCTCTTTGTTGACGTAGAGTTGAAGAATCTGACAGGAGGCTACAACATTCTAACCACGCAGCTCGGTGAGGTCGCAGAAATCCACACAGCTCGTCTTTTTCTCAACAACATTCAGATTGACTGGAAAGACTTAACTGAATGTGTCAATGCTGCCCTGCGTACATCTATATCCCATATGAGCTCCAGTGATGCCGCTATCACCAAACCGCCCTTTTTAGACACCAAAGAGACCGAGACGTCCAACATGACATCCTTCACTGTCAGAGAGGGAGTTGTAAAGTCCTTCTTCTTTGTGCAGGAAACCATGTACAACTTTTTTATCAACCTGCCAGTAAAGCATCTCACAATAACAGAGACTTCAATCATACACATGACTTGTCCAAAGAAACAGAGTCCTATCCTCGAGCTGGACTTCTCGTACTGTGCTATGTCTGACTCCATTTTTTCCAGAGAAGAAAGTCAAACAGTTGTTGAATGTGAGACTCTGAGCAACTTAACAAAGTTGACCCTTCGAGGAAACAATCTGAAGAACCTCCAGTTACTGAGTAAACGTCTGAAATACATGATTTCACTGCAACAGCTGGACATTAGCGTCAACTTTTTTGTTTACGATGGTTCGACCGAGTGTTTGTGGCCACAGAACATCACGGTTCTGAACATTTCCTCTGGAGGTTTGACAGACTCTGTCTTCAATTGTCTCCCAACAGGCGTGGTGATACTGGACCTGCAGGACAACCAGATTTCTGTGGTGCCAGCAACCATCTTGAAACTCAAAAACCTTGCTTCCCTGAATCTAAATGCTAACAGGCTACGAGATCTGCCCACGTGTGATAACTTCCCAGGACTGATAGAGATTCTGCTGAAGTCAAACTCCCTCCACAGCCCCTCCCTGAGCAAGATGGAAAGCTGCCCCGGCCTAAAACTCCTGGATGCCAGTCACAACCCGTTCACCTGCACCTGCACTTTGAGGGATTTCATTAGCTTTGGCATTGAGGCCGAAAATAACGTAGGTCCCACAGGTATTAAACTGCTGAGTTGGCCACATGGCTACAATTGCTTCTACCCAGAGGATGTCAGAGACTCCATGTTGAAAGGATTCTGGATCTCTGAGGTCTCCTGCAACGCACGCGTCCTAGCAGCCACCATTTTGGTTCCTGCAGTGGTGCTAATCAGCACGGTTTTCTTTCTGTGCCAACACTATGACGTTCCCTGGTACACTGGCATGATCTGGCGATGGACCAGAGCCAAACACCGGGCGAGAAGGAGACAGGTTCGACCAGAAGATCTGATTGGAGTCGAGTTTCATGCTTTCGTGTCCTACAGCCAGCATGATGCCGACTGGGTGAAGAATCATCTCATTCTCAACCTTGAAGGTCCTGCAGGGGGGCTCACAATCTGTCACCACGAAAGGAACTTTGTGCCAGGAAAAACCATCGTTGAGAACATCATCAGCTGTGTGGAGAAAAGCCGGCgctctgtgtttgtgctttctGCAAATTTCGTCAAAAGCGAATGGTGCCACTATGAGCTGTACTTTGCCAGCCACCAACGTCTGGCTATGGGTCTGGACAACATAGTGCTGGTGCTGCTCGAGCCTCTGCCCCAGTACCTGATCCCGTCCAAGTACCACCAGCTCAAGGCCATGATGAACCGCCACACTTACCTGGAATGGCCTCAGGACAGAGGCAAACACCGGCTGTTCTGGGCGAACCTCAGAGCTGCCCTACAGGCCGACCTGCCAGATGCAGCAGATACACAAACATTGGAGTGA
- the ube2ka gene encoding ubiquitin-conjugating enzyme E2Ka (UBC1 homolog, yeast) — protein MANIAVQRIKREFKEVLKSEETSKNQIKVDLVDENFTELKGEIAGPPDTPYEGGRYQLEIKIPETYPFNPPKVRFITKIWHPNISSVTGAICLDILKDQWAAAMTLRTVLLSLQALLAAAEPDDPQDAVVANQYKQNPEMFKQTARLWSHVYAGAPVSSPEYTRKIDKLCAMGFEKNAVIVALSSKSWDVETATELLLSN, from the exons ATGGCCAATATCGCAGTTCAGAGGATAAAACGGGAATTCAAGGAGGTCCTTAAAAGCGAGGAG ACGAGCAAAAACCAGATAAAAGTAGATCTGGTGGATGAGAACTTCACAGAACTTAAAGGGGAGATAGCGGGACCCCCTGACACGCCATATGAAG gTGGTAGATATCAACTAGAAATTAAAATTCCCGAAACGTATCCATTCAATCCACCCAAG GTGCGGTTTATCACAAAGATCTGGCATCCCAACATCAGCTCAGTCACAGGTGCAATATGTCTGGACATTCTTAAAGATCAGTG GGCAGCAGCCATGACACTGAGGACGGTTCTTTTGTCATTACAAGCCTTACTGGCAGCCGCAGAACCAGACGATCCACAGGATGCAGTGGTAGCCAATCAG TACAAGCAGAATCCAGAGATGTTTAAACAGACAGCGAGACTCTGGTCTCACGTCTACGCAGGCGCTCCCGTCTCCAGTCCGGAGTACACACGCAAAATAGACAAACTCTGTGCCATGGGCTTTGAAAAA AATGCAGTTATAGTGGCGTTGTCGTCAAAATCCTGGGATGTGGAGACGGCGACGGAGCTCCTGCTGAGTAACTGA
- the klb gene encoding beta-klotho, with the protein MLNHPSHPVLLSLSLLLLVLLWNQVASSPGEGSSIWQQPKPSPFIKNQSFLHDDFPPGFLWGSGTSASQTEGAWNQDGKGVSIWDSFTHSSVRGQNTGANADVASDSYNRWEEDVEALEYLGVRSYSFSLSWPRLFPDGNATGEPNAAAVEHYSCLIERILEKKIEPVVTLYHWDLPQALQEKYGGWKNATLVGLFEEYAAFCFRAFGGRVKYWLTMHNPYLVAVQGYGTGVHAPGETGGLSGSLIVAHNLIKAHAKAWQTYNSHFRPTQKGKVSIVLGSHWVEPQKGQATSASVPLCQQSIEAVLGWFANPIFGEGDYPVSLKLKHTDLMPTFTPEEKLWVQKTADFFALSFGPNNVRLGRNIVHNGQTLTPDLRRLLSWIKLEYGNLNVLVAEGSWYSDASVGREDTVAIYLMKRFINQVLQAIKLDGVKVFGYSAWSLVDGFEWNYGYSIRRGLFYIDFNQPNRTRIPKTTAQYYRQIITDNGFPSDESSIEVKGHFPCKFHWGIADSTMQVRFFPFSPQFTDPHVYSWNLTGDGSLRLIPGVKLHTRPVQCTDYLAIQNHLRLFASTGATHYSFALNWSLILPQGDRSVVNTEALRYYRCFLMELKKLDLEAVVVMYFPTHRAPNLGLPEPVQASGGWLTNNAVEAFQEYAALCYQELGTWVRYWITINEPNRLIDIYPNATERHQAAHNLLLAHAKAWRLYEREYSKRKALISLALHADWAKPANPFLKSHTLAAERFLLFEIGRFLDPLLGSGYQEEQREGKYPPEMMAYLEERARIMGLPESPLPTFTDAERKELRGALSFIALSHFTTRLVSPLPPTQATFQKEHAPDHDCSILTDPSWPSSSLGQALVPWGLRKMLNWVSQRYGRTLPIIVTGSGTDDPAPAEDKFRQHYLKSYLQEALKAYHLDRVNLQGFYVWKLQDRHSPLFGLFTSTQHRPKAKASVAAFNKIITLGGFPANNETQPCSADEWIYRNKVKLVFGACVLTTAAVMAALVFVFASRRNRRRTRRRQRSRLNWR; encoded by the exons ATGCTGAACCATCCTTCCCATCCTGTTCTCCTCTCCTTATCCCTCCTGTTGTTGGTGCTCCTCTGGAACCAGGTGGCCTCTTCTCCCGGGGAGGGCAGCAGCATCTGGCAGCAACCTAAACCGAGCCCCTTCATCAAAAACCAGTCTTTCCTTCATGATGACTTCCCCCCAGGATTCCTCTGGGGCTCGGGGACCTCTGCTTCCCAAACGGAAGGAGCTTGGAACCAGGATGGGAAAGGTGTCTCCATCTGGGACAGTTTCACCCACTCCTCTGTCAGGGGTCAGAACACCGGAGCGAACGCAGATGTGGCAAGTGACAGCTACAATCGCTGGGAGGAAGATGTGGAAGCGCTGGAATATTTAGGTGTAAGATCGtactctttttctctctcctggCCGAGACTTTTCCCTGACGGCAATGCCACGGGGGAACCCAACGCAGCAGCTGTGGAGCACTACAGCTGCCTCATAGAGAGGATCCTGGAAAAGAAAATCGAGCCTGTTGTCACTCTTTATCACTGGGACCTGCCACAGGCGCTCCAGGAGAAATACGGCGGCTGGAAAAACGCCACGTTGGTGGGGCTTTTTGAGGAGTACGCTGCATTTTGTTTCCGTGCATTTGGGGGCCGTGTTAAATACTGGCTCACGATGCACAATCCATACCTGGTGGCTGTGCAGGGGTACGGGACAGGAGTGCACGCTCCCGGAGAGACAGGGGGGCTTTCTGGCTCTTTAATTGTTGCCCACAACCTGATCAAG GCACACGCCAAAGCCTGGCAGACCTACAACAGTCACTTCCGTCCAACTCAGAAGGGGAAAGTATCCATTGTTTTAGGTTCCCACTGGGTGGAACCTCAGAAAGGCCAAGCCACCTCTGCCAGTGTTCCACTTTGTCAGCAGTCTATAGAGGCTGTTCTCGGCTGGTTTGCCAACCCCATCTTTGGTGAAGGAGACTACCCAGTGTCTCTAAAGCTGAAGCACACAGATCTCATGCCTACGTTCACCCCCGAGGAGAAGCTCTGGGTACAGAAAACAGCAGacttttttgctttgtcttttggGCCAAACAATGTCCGTTTGGGCAGGAACATTGTCCACAACGGGCAGACTTTAACCCCAGACCTGCGCCGCCTCCTGAGCTGGATAAAACTGGAGTATGGGAACCTGAACGTGCTGGTGGCCGAAGGAAGCTGGTACTCCGATGCCAGTGTGGGAAGGGAAGACACTGTGGCAATCTATCTGATGAAGCGCTTTATCAACCAAGTCTTACAAG CCATCAAGCTCGATGGTGTGAAGGTGTTTGGATACTCAGCCTGGTCACTGGTGGATGGGTTTGAGTGGAATTATGGCTACAGTATTAGACGGGGCCTTTTCTATATTGACTTTAACcaacccaacagaaccaggatCCCCAAAACCACGGCACAGTATTACAGGCAGATTATCACTGACAATGGTTTCCCTTCTGACGAATCTTCCATAGAGGTTAAAGGCCATTTTCCCTGCAAATTTCACTGGGGTATCGCAGACTCTACCATGCAG gtcCGCTTCTTCCCTTTCTCCCCACAGTTTACTGACCCTCATGTTTACAGCTGGAACCTGACAGGGGACGGATCGCTGCGACTGATCCCTGGGGTGAAGCTCCACACCAGACCAGTGCAGTGCACTGATTATCTGGCGATCCAAAATCACCTTCGCCTGTTTGCGTCCACCGGAGCGACTCATTACAGCTTCGCTCTGAACTGGTCTTTGATTTTACCCCAGGGAGACCGCTCAGTTGTGAACACTGAAGCTCTGAG GTACTACCGCTGTTTTCTTATGGAGCTCAAGAAGCTGGACCTGGAGGCTGTGGTCGTCATGTATTTCCCAACACACAGAGCTCCAAATCTGGGTTTGCCAGAACCGGTGCAAGCCTCTGGAGGTTGGCTAACAAACAACGCAGTGGAAGCATTTCAAGAATACGCAGCACTTTGCTATCAGGAGCTGGGTACCTGGGTTCGATACTGGATCACCATTAATGAACCAAACAGGCTGATAGATATTTACCCTAATGCAACAGAGAGGCATCAAGCAGCTCATAACCTCCTTCTGGCTCATGCGAAAGCCTGGAGGTTGTATGAGAGGGAATACAGTAAACGGAAAGCACTCATATCTCTTGCACTACATGCTGACTGGGCCAAACCTGCCAACCCGTTCCTAAAATCGCACACACTGGCAGCAGAAAGATTCCTTCTGTTTGAAATCGGTCGCTTCTTGGACCCCCTACTGGGGTCTGGATACCAGGAGGAACAGAGGGAGGGGAAATACCCACCTGAGATGATGGCATACTTGGAGGAACGAGCAAGAATTATGGGTCTCCCTGAATCGCCTCTCCCTACTTTCACTGACGCAGAGAGAAAAGAGCTGAGAGGAGCGTTGAGTTTTATCGCCCTGAGCCATTTTACCACTCGTCTAGTTTCTCCTCTTCCCCCGACACAGGCCACCTTTCAGAAGGAGCACGCCCCTGACCATGACTGCTCGATACTCACTGACCCCAGCTGGCCAtcctccagtctgggacaggCTCTGGTCCCCTGGGGCTTGCGAAAAATGCTGAACTGGGTGAGCCAGCGGTACGGAAGGACTCTGCCTATCATTGTCACAGGCAGCGGGACCGATGATCCAGCTCCTGCTGAGGATAAATTCAGACAGCACTACCTCAAGAGTTACCTACAGGAGGCGCTCAAAG CTTACCATCTTGATCGGGTCAACCTGCAGGGTTTCTATGTGTGGAAGCTCCAGGACAGACACTCCCCCTTGTTCGGCCTCTTCACCTCAACACAACACCGACCCAAAGCCAAGGCCTCCGTCGCAGCCTTCAATAAAATCATCACTCTCGGTGGCTTCCCTGCCAACAATGAGACACAGCCGTGCAGCGCAGATGAATGGATCTACAGGAACAAAGTGAAACTGGTTTTTGGAGCTTGCGTCCTCACAACAGCCGCTGTGATGGCTGCGCTTGTCTTTGTTTTCGCCAGCAGGAGAAACCGAAGACGAACGCGAAGGAGACAGAGGAGCAGGCTGAACTGGAGGTGA